A part of Peromyscus maniculatus bairdii isolate BWxNUB_F1_BW_parent chromosome 10, HU_Pman_BW_mat_3.1, whole genome shotgun sequence genomic DNA contains:
- the LOC143267692 gene encoding uncharacterized protein LOC143267692, producing the protein MTEAEVRLNDVPTIQQCRDTTAEAWLQTPDRRLTGCATLAGQKRASGLITDGCEPPCGSWELNSGPLEEQPVLSTAEPSLQPMGPRTELRRARLAASAFSPAPTDAVVIKKQLFLTIIWKCNKVSHKQKGDGEVSCGEEMTLPATLKRHEAPPQSVVRPRGQPLFLACFHSLR; encoded by the exons atgaccgAAGCAGAAGTGAGGCTAAATGACGTGCCCACAATCCAGCAGTGCCGGGACACAACGGCAGAAGCCTGGCTTCAGACCCCAGACAGGCGGCTGACTGGCTGCGCGACTTTAGCAG gccaaaagagggcatcaggtctcattacagatggctgtgagccaccatgtggttcctgggaattgaactcaggacctctggaagagcagccagtgctttcgaccgctgagccatctctccagcccatg GGCCCAAGGACGGAACTCAGACGGGCCCGCTTGGCGGCCAGTGCCTTCTCGCCCGCCCCGACCGACGCTGTAGTTATTAAGAAACAGCTGTTTCTCACAATAATCTGGAAATGTAATAAAGTCAGCCACAAACAGAAGGGGGACGGGGAGGTGTCCTGTGGGGAAGAGatgacactgccagccaccctgAAACGCCACGAGGCACCTCCACAGTCAGTGGTGCGGCCACGGGGACAGCCACTCTTTCTGGCCTGTTTCCACAGCCTAAGGTGA